The Syngnathus scovelli strain Florida chromosome 13, RoL_Ssco_1.2, whole genome shotgun sequence genome has a window encoding:
- the ttc28 gene encoding tetratricopeptide repeat protein 28 isoform X2 — protein sequence MMKWQPRRKAYFRQAVALQHLGRHGDALAAFASGLARDPKSLQLLTAMTEAAMKSPLRDSLEPAYRQLQSMKLERSPFMVVSLVGQELLTRGLHAAAADSLEAALRIGTCSLKMRGSVFSALGAAYWSLGRAEKSLAYMRRDLDVARTLGDQRGECRAHGNLGSALFSKGRYREALANHRQQLILAMKLKHKEAASQALRGLGHVYTAVGDYPNALASHKQCVALAKQNGCRLSEARQLGDTGAVYTAMGDVAGALRCHQEHLDIAKSLGNRREEARAYSNLGSAYHAQRDYDKAVTYHSRVLKLARELGDDGGSTVEMRALAGLGHAARCVQDLDAALRYHRRQLEIAEELGDPGARGRASSNLGIVHQMRGDYHLALKFHKDDLLCAQEVGDYAAQGRAYGNMGNAYHALGLYEQAAGFHRQELNISLEVNDRASQASTHGNLAAAYQALGAPDRALQHYLRHLSVSRELGDVQSQARALANLGNFHCCRGHYEEALPYYRQYLLLAPGLGDPEAQGKVCHNLAYAHFCLGHYQDAVRYYQQDLALAMDLQDKLAQAKAYCNLGLAHKALGEFSRAQECHNHLLQIAKALDNTKAIFRALGNLGDVSICQDDLQGAAGFYRQQLSLAHQFSDQKMEADAYSALGSVHRLLGQLDTSLSFHSRELTLRKDLGDPGGECRALARLAAVHADLGDGDTSLQCYEAQLGLARRRLRDTRQEAQVLGNMAIAEMNAGRFEEAVGFLEQQLAALRRSGSGDAVPHRGKVYGNMAKCYVALGDFDEAVRCYHEALTVARSLERVQDQAEAYRGLADAHRSAGNLQQALVCLEKRLVAAHQLGGPVGGEARAYGDLGALHGQMGNYERALSSLERGLGIARSAGDKSLEAEASDELGRVYQLMGDYETALQWHRRSLDMAERAGCLRGQTRASANLGVTYEALGDYQQALLLQEQHLSMAAQTSDLLSKSRAYGGLGRIHHALGNATQAVAYLREGLRLAERSAGREDEAEMRHRLGLSLWAAENLAEARRQLHRASLLFESIGRETLHGADRKHALLDLQTDTYQALQRVLVSLGHVEEALAVAERARTQTFAHLPVGSDRRAPVTVERILETVDSQKATVLYFSLARGFLHSWLLAPGSGVVEFNQARLGADDAPEFRDGSSLREGGRRSLERYVCAAREVLGVDGNLSRMNVGSETESQAGEAPERRFNDELDGYLRVASADNVSKSAGVSPAEDGSSSPCRRLGVDASPLAALYDLLIAPMEAALLHAGGQAGPRRQLVLVLEGDLYLVPFALLKSSSSAEFLYQMFALLCVPSLASLRASGPPAPPCRLAGSGLAVVGAPGPWRGRSWAPPPPSARDEALCLGERLGCVQLAHATKERALAALAQAQCVHFATHVSCEPAALVLDPGGEEEEGGRCAMAPSAEGTKACLGEDACESRPPLRDFLLTAEEILELNLSVKLVVLRSYPESGVRLTRDGLSGLTGAFLRAGVRCVCVSLWATPPPAAKLFMQSFYSALLEGAAASAALAGAMSTLRDSKDFADPFNWAGYLLMGGDVRLNGPELALRRALAEVLCHADRARDTLRVLLHLVEKSLQRIHSGHAKLLYTSQQSVDDKVGGVPGWRPLLAAVGFRLDAGGSGRPAAVFFPTSDPGERLQRCSLTMQALLGLSAAAFEALCKLVSAPQAGEPLVRELHQVLLLQLQSRDGESDRSPAAVLVSLSVRAWRLPGCHEFLAALGFDLCQVGQEDVLLKTGKRASGRVMALALRSLLALFDSADVPERVGTYGSSSLESLSSSPPTPQPASFPASPPRPSLCPDAPSGDAISVYSLSSLTSSLGFWPRPEPAGSDAVGRCSRAQEGAATPRRSRRLANLGKGEAGDEDHRGYAIISSEPLRPEDRCATVKEPPPPPNVPAKPPHTQEVSSPRRSKAKMSGREEAGGGVPTGQLDPEELTRKILEETRVHMRAVEILQRTPGRRSLSTPVTPILSRGARAFQPSETSAFSRPPSRTSPASAPLGPLSPRPPCRSSSLQKLAPPSSPKYLAGRASSLHLKAAGRDCHDKTSPDTESRVKPSTGSKCHPKAVNSESHPKFSLAPPPSSTTAVPRFKSFKAARQHEGASPAGLLPAKKMSTVKKDVLGLLDLSSRHKSSETSDRLPSADSKAPSASKASKRTKFPSGYKFLAGHFFPSSKC from the exons ATGATGAAGTGGCAACCCCGCAGGAAG GCCTACTTCCGCCAGGCGGTGGCGCTGCAGCACCTGGGTCGCCACGGAGACGCCCTGGCGGCCTTTGCCTCGGGCCTGGCTCGGGACCCCAAGAGTCTGCAGCTTCTGACGGCCATGACGGAGGCCGCCATGAAGTCGCCCCTCCGAG ATTCTCTGGAGCCCGCCTACCGGCAGCTGCAAAGCATGAAGCTGGAGCGCAGCCCCTTCATGGTGGTGTCGCTGGTCGGACAGGAGCTGCTGACGCGCGGCCtgcacgccgccgccgccgactcGTTGGAAGCGGCGCTGCGGATCGGCACGTGCTCGCTGAAGATGCGCGGTTCCGTCTTCTCGGCGCTGGGCGCGGCTTACTGGTCGCTGGGCCGCGCGGAGAAGAGCCTGGCCTACATGCGACGGGACCTGGACGTGGCCCGCACCTTAG GTGACCAAAGGGGCGAATGCCGCGCCCACGGCAACCTTGGCTCCGCCCTCTTCTCTAAAGGCCGTTACCGAGAGGCGCTGGCCAATCACAGGCAGCAACTGATTCTGGCCATGAAGCTGAAGCACAAAGAG GCAGCGTCCCAAGCTCTCCGAGGGTTGGGCCACGTGTACACGGCCGTCGGCGACTACCCCAATGCGCTAGCCAGCCACAAGCAGTGCGTGGCGCTGGCcaagcaaaatggctgccggCTCTCCGAGGCCCGGCAGCTGGGCGACACGGGCGCTGTGTACACCGCCATGGGAGACGTCGCCGGCGCCCTGCGGTGCCACCAGGAACACTTGGACATCGCCAAG AGTCTGGGGAACCGGCGCGAGGAGGCTCGAGCTTACAGCAACCTGGGCAGCGCCTACCACGCTCAGCGCGACTACGACAAAGCCGTGACGTACCACAGCCGAGTTCTCAAGCTGGCCCGGGAGCTCGGAGACGACGGCGGCAGCACGGTGGAGATGAGGGCCTTGGCCGGCCTGGGACACGCCGCCCGATGCGTGCAG GACCTGGACGCAGCGCTGCGCTATCACCGGCGTCAACTGGAAATCGCCGAGGAGCTCGGGGACCCGGGGGCTCGAGGCAGAGCCTCTTCCAACCTGG GCATCGTCCACCAGATGCGCGGTGACTACCACCTTGCCCTGAAGTTCCACAAAGATGACCTGCTGTGCGCCCAGGAAGTGGGGGACTACGCCGCCCAGGGCCGGGCCTACGGCAACATGGGCAACGCCTACCACGCCCTGGGCCTCTACGAGCAAGCGGCCGGCTTCCACCGACAAGAGCTGAACATCTCTCTGGAG GTGAACGACCGGGCGTCCCAGGCCTCCACGCACGGCAACCTGGCGGCGGCCTACCAGGCGCTGGGCGCTCCGGACCGGGCCCTCCAACACTACCTGCGCCACTTGAGCGTCTCAAGGGAGCTGGGCGACGTTCAGAGCCAAGCCAGAGCGTTAG CAAACTTGGGCAACTTCCATTGCTGCCGAGGCCACTACGAGGAGGCCTTGCCGTACTACCGCCAGTACTTGCTTCTGGCTCCCGGCCTTGGGGATCCGGAGGCCCAGGGCAAAGTTTGCCACAACCTCGCCTACGCCCACTTCTGCCTGGGACACTACCAAGATGCCGTCAG ATACTACCAGCAAGATCTGGCCTTGGCCATGGACCTTCAGGACAAGCTGGCCCAGGCCAAAGCCTACTGTAACCTGGGCCTGGCCCACAAAGCCTTGGGGGAGTTCAGCAGAGCGCAGGAGTGTCACAACCATCTGCTCCAGATCGCAAAAGCTTTGGACAACACAAAG GCAATCTTCAGGGCTTTGGGCAACCTCGGAGATGTCAGCATTTGTCAGGACGATCTTCAGGGAGCCGCCGGCTTCTACCGACAGCAGTTATCGTTAGCTCACCAGTTCAGCGATCAGAAGATGGAGGCGGACGCCTACTCGGCTCTCGGATCAGTGCACAG GCTGCTTGGCCAGCTGGACACGTCCTTGTCCTTCCACAGCCGGGAGCTGACCCTGCGCAAGGATCTGGGTGACCCCGGCGGGGAGTGCCGCGCTTTGGCTCGCCTGGCCGCCGTTCACGCCGACCTGGGAGACGGCGACACCAGCCTGCAGTGCTACGAGGCTCAGCTGGGCCTGGCGCGGCGGCGGCTGCGCGACACCCGCCAGGAGGCCCAGGTCCTCGGAAACATGGCCATCGCCGAGATGAACGCGGGCCGCTTTGAGGAAGCCGTCGGCTTCTTGGAGCAGCAGCTGGCCGCCCTGCGGCGCTCGGGTTCCGGAGACGCCGTCCCGCATCGGGGGAAGGTTTACGGGAACATGGCCAAATGCTACGTCGCCCTGGGAGACTTTGACGAGGCCGTGCGGTGCTACCACGAGGCCCTGACGGTGGCTCGGAGTCTGGAGCGAGTTCAGGACCAGGCGGAAGCCTACAGGGGACTCGCCGACGCTCACAG gtcgGCGGGCAACCTGCAGCAAGCTTTGGTGTGCTTGGAGAAGAGGCTGGTGGCAGCTCACCAGCTGGGCGGGCCGGTGGGTGGCGAGGCGCGGGCGTACGGCGACCTGGGCGCCCTGCACGGCCAGATGGGCAACTATGAGCGGGCCTTGTCCAGCCTGGAGCGTGGACTCGGCATCGCTCGCTCGGCCGGG GACAAATCCCTGGAAGCGGAGGCCAGCGATGAGCTGGGCCGAGTTTACCAACTGATGGGTGACTACGAGACGGCGCTGCAGTGGCACCGACGATCTCTGGACATGGCGGAGCGGGCGGGATGCCTCAGGGGCCAAACGCGGGCCTCCGCCAACCTGGGAGTGACCTACGAGGCTCTGGGCGACTACCAGCAGGCTCTGCTTCTCCAGGAGCAGCACCTCAGCATGGCGGCGCAGACCAGCGACTTGCTGTCCAAAAGCCGGGCCTACGGCGGCCTGGGGAGGATCCACCACGCGCTGGGCAACGCCACGCAGGCTGTCGCGTACCTCCGGGAAG GCCTTCGCCTGGCCGAGCGGTCAGCCGGCAGAGAAGACGAGGCCGAGATGCGCCACCGCCTCGGCTTGTCTCTGTGGGCTGCCGAGAACCTGGCGGAGGCCCGGCGGCAG CTTCACAGAGCCTCGCTTCTCTTTGAGAGCATCGGCCGCGAGACGCTGCACGGCGCCGACCGCAAGCACGCCCTCTTAGACCTGCAGACGGACACGTACCAGGCTCTCCAGAGGGTCCTCGTCAGCCTGG GCCACGTGGAGGAGGCGCTGGCCGTAGCGGAGCGAGCCCGAACGCAGACCTTCGCCCACCTACCGGTGGGCTCGGACCGGCGTGCCCCGGTCACGGTGGAGCGCATCCTGGAGACGGTCGACAGCCAGAAGGCCACGGTGCTCTACTTCTCGCTGGCGAGAGGATTCCTGCACAGCTGGCTGCTGGCTCCCGGCTCAG GCGTCGTCGAGTTCAACCAGGCCCGTCTCGGAGCCGACGACGCGCCAGAGTTCCGAGATGGCTCCAGCTTGCGGGAGGGCGGCCGGCGCTCTCTGGAGCGGTATGTCTGCGCCGCCAGAGAGGTTCTGGGAGTTGACGGAAACCTCAGCAG GATGAACGTGGGCAGCGAGACAGAGAGCCAAGCCGGAGAGGCCCCCGAGCGACGCTTTAACGACGAGCTGGACGGCTACCTGCGCGTGGCGTCCGCCGACAACGTCTCCAAAAG CGCCGGCGTTTCTCCGGCCGAGGACGGCTCGTCTTCTCCTTGCCGCCGCCTCGGCGTGGACGCCTCTCCTCTCGCCGCCCTCTACGACTTGCTCATCGCGCCGATGGAAGCG GCCCTGCTGCACGCCGGTGGTCAGGCGGGTCCACGCCGGCAACTGGTTCTGGTCCTGGAGGGTGACTTGTACCTGGTGCCCTTCGCCTTGCTCAAAAGCAGCTCGTCCGCCGAGTTCCTGTACCAGATGTTTGCTCTGCTTTGCGTGCCGTCGTTAGCCAGCCTGCGAGCTTCCGGGCCGCCTGCTCCGCCCTGCCGGCTCGCCGGCTCGGGACTGGCCGTGGTGGGAGCGCCTGGCCCGTGGCGGGGCCGCTCGTGggctccgccgccgccgtcggccCGGGACGAGGCTCTGTGTCTAGGCGAGCGTCTGGGCTGCGTCCAGCTCGCCCACGCCACCAAGGAGCGCGCCCTCGCCGCCCTGGCGCAGGCGCAGTGCGTTCACTTTGCCACTCACGTCTCCTGTGAGCCGGCCGCCCTGGTGCTGGACCCCGGcggtgaggaggaagaggggggCCGGTGCGCGATGGCGCCGAGCGCGGAAGGAACGAAAGCTTGCCTCGGCGAGGATGCGTGCGAGAGCCGTCCTCCGCTTCGAGACTTCCTcctcaccgcggaggagatcttgGAGCTCAACCTGAGTGTGAAGCTGGTGGTCCTCAG GTCCTACCCCGAGTCCGGCGTGCGGCTGACGCGCGACGGCTTGTCGGGTCTGACCGGGGCCTTTCTGCGGGCGGGCGTCCGATGCGTGTGCGTGTCCCTGTGGGCCACGCCGCCGCCCGCTGCCAAGCTCTTCATGCAGAGCTTCTACTCGGCGCTGCTCGAGGGCGCCGCGGCCAGCGCCGCGCTGGCCGGCGCCATGAGTACGCTCCGCGACAGCAAGGACTTTGCGGACCCCTTCAACTGGGCAG GCTACCTGCTGATGGGCGGCGACGTCCGGCTCAACGGGCCCGAGTTGGCGCTGCGACGGGCCTTGGCGGAGGTTCTCTGCCACGCCGACCGGGCCAGGGACACCTTGAGGGTTCTTCTGCACCTG GTGGAGAAATCTTTGCAGCGCATCCACAGCGGCCACGCCAAGCTCCTGTACACGTCGCAGCAGAGCGTAGACGATAAG GTCGGCGGCGTGCCCGGGTGGCGCCCCTTGTTGGCGGCGGTGGGTTTCCGTCTGGACGCGGGCGGTTCCGGCCGCCCCGCCGCCGTCTTCTTCCCCACGTCGGACCCCGGAGAACGGCTGCAGCGCTGCAGTCTCACCATGCAAGCCCTGCTCG GTCTAAGCGCGGCAGCTTTCGAGGCTCTTTGCAAACTGGTGTCGGCGCCCCAAGCGGGAGAGCCGCTGGTACGCGAG CTCCATcaggtgctgctgctgcagctgcagtCACGTGACGGCGAGAGCGACCGATCGCCGGCCGCCGTCTTAGTGTCGctcagcgtgcgtgcgtggaggCTTCCGGGATGCCACGAGTTCCTGGCGGCCCTCG GGTTCGACCTGTGCCAGGTGGGTCAGGAGGACGTTCTGCTGAAGACGGGCAAGCGGGCCAGCGGGCGAGTCATGGCTTTGGCCCTCCGCTCACTCCTGGCGCTTTTTG ACTCGGCAGACGTTCCCGAGCGTGTCGGCACGTACGGGTCGTCCTCGTTGGAGTCTCTGTCGTCTTCTCCGCCGACGCCTCAGCCCGCGTCTTTTCCCGCCTCGCCGCCTCGTCCTTCCCTCTGCCCGGACGCGCCGAGCGGCGACGCCATCTCCGTCTACAGCCTCAGCTCGCTCACCTCCTCTCTCGGGTTCTGGCCGCGCCCCGAGCCCGCGGGAAGCGATGCGGTCGGCCGGTGCTCGCGAGCGCAGGAGGGGGCGGCGACGCCTCGCCGCTCCAGGCGACTGGCCAATCTGGGTAAAGGGGAGGCGGGCGACGAGGACCACCGGGGCTACGCCATCATCAGCAGCGAGCCTCTGAGGCCAGAGGACCGTTGCGCCACGGTCaaagagccgccgccgccgccaaacGTTCCGGCCAAGCCGCCACACACGCAGGAAGT CTcgtctcctcggaggagcaaAGCGAAGATGAGCGGCCGCGAGGAGGCGGGCGGCGGCGTACCCACGGGACAGCTGGACCCcgaggagctgactcgcaagatCCTGGAGGAGACCCGGGTCCACATGCGTGCCGTGGAGATCCTGCAGCGGACCCCTGGGCGGCGTTCTCTCTCGACACCCGTCACTCCCATCCTGAGCAGGGGCGCACGCGCCTTCCAGCCGTCCGAGACCAGCGCCTTCAGCAGACCCCCGAGCAGGACGAGTCCGGCTTCGGCGCCGCTCGGTCCTCTCTCTCCCAGACCGCCGTGCCGCTCCTCTtccctgcagaagctggctccacCCTCATCCCCCAAATATCTGGCTGGCAGAGCGTCTTCACTTCACCTCAAAGCAGCTGGCAGAGATTGTCACGACAAAACTTCACCTGACACCGAGTCCCGGGTCAAACCTTCAACTGGGAGCAAGTGTCATCCAAAAGCTGTTAACAGCGAGTCCCACCCCAAATTCTCCCTGGCGccacccccctcctccaccACCGCGGTCCCTCGCTTCAAAAGCTTCAAGGCGGCCCGCCAACACGAAGGCGCATCCCCCGCCGGCCTTCTTCCGGCAAAGAAAATGAGCACAGTGAAGAAAGACGTTCTGGGTTTGCTGGACCTGTCGTCGCGACATAAGTCCAGCGAGACTTCCGACCGTCTCCCCAGTGCGGACAGCAAAGCGCCTTCCGCCTCCAAAGCTTCCAAACGCACTAAATTTCCTTCTGGCTACAAATTTCTAGCAGggcattttttcccttcttcgaagtgttga